The Streptomyces kanamyceticus genome window below encodes:
- a CDS encoding DAK2 domain-containing protein: protein MPDGQGGEQVPQNLDAVAVRAWSRLALDALGRAREEIDSINVYPVADGDTGTNLYLTVESASQAVDAVFTGHEPSRPSLAETVRAMAHGALIGARGNSGTILSQLLRGMAQVIGGAEGEGDVLEAERAGGREADHVDGRTLERALRRAAESAYQAVAHPVEGTVLTVATAAADAAAAAEGDCEAVARAAYEGARAALEATPGQLAVLGRAGVVDAGGRGLVAVLGALVGALAGETVALRGAAPKGAAVSRSAASRSSGHARVEPVECDDLPMEEGGPAFEVIYLLEAEDTAVARLRSRLDRLGDSLVVVGGDGLWNVHVHVDDAGAAVEAGVEAGRPHRIRITHFGVGDAHTTAQPPRERAQRAIVAVVPGEGLAGLYAEAGATTVPTRVGEPPASGELVDAIRRAHAREVVLLPNDAELRHTAAAAAAQARTEGVRVALIPTRSAVQGIAALAVHEPDRGFDEDVVAMTSAAGATRYGELSVAERQSWTMAGICQTGDVLGLIDGDVAVIGSEVARTAAGVLDRMLSAGGEMVTLVLGESVPDTVAEHLEKHVREAYLAVDTVVYRGGRQSALMLIGVE, encoded by the coding sequence ATTCCGGATGGTCAAGGAGGCGAACAGGTGCCGCAGAACCTCGACGCGGTCGCGGTGCGCGCCTGGTCCCGACTGGCTCTGGACGCCCTCGGCAGGGCCCGCGAGGAGATCGACTCGATCAACGTCTATCCGGTCGCGGACGGGGACACGGGAACGAACCTCTATCTGACCGTGGAATCGGCGTCCCAGGCGGTCGACGCCGTGTTCACGGGGCACGAACCGTCCCGCCCCTCACTGGCGGAGACCGTGCGCGCGATGGCTCACGGAGCGCTCATCGGGGCCCGCGGGAACTCGGGCACGATCCTTTCGCAGCTGCTCCGGGGGATGGCTCAGGTCATCGGCGGCGCCGAGGGCGAAGGCGATGTCCTTGAGGCGGAGCGGGCCGGTGGCCGTGAGGCAGATCACGTCGACGGGCGGACCCTGGAGCGTGCGCTGCGCCGGGCCGCCGAGTCCGCCTACCAGGCGGTCGCGCACCCGGTGGAGGGCACCGTCCTGACGGTGGCCACCGCCGCGGCCGATGCGGCGGCGGCCGCCGAAGGCGACTGCGAGGCGGTGGCAAGGGCGGCGTACGAAGGGGCCCGCGCGGCCCTGGAGGCGACGCCCGGACAGCTCGCGGTGCTCGGCCGCGCCGGAGTGGTGGACGCGGGCGGCAGGGGGCTCGTCGCGGTCCTCGGGGCGCTGGTGGGCGCTCTGGCGGGGGAGACGGTGGCTCTCAGGGGCGCGGCGCCCAAGGGGGCGGCGGTCTCCAGGAGCGCGGCTTCCAGAAGCAGTGGCCACGCACGCGTGGAGCCCGTCGAGTGCGACGACCTCCCGATGGAGGAGGGCGGTCCCGCCTTCGAGGTGATCTACCTCCTGGAGGCGGAGGACACCGCCGTCGCCCGGCTGCGGAGCCGCCTGGACCGGCTCGGCGACTCGCTCGTCGTGGTCGGCGGCGACGGCCTGTGGAACGTCCACGTCCATGTGGACGACGCGGGTGCGGCCGTCGAGGCGGGCGTGGAGGCGGGCCGCCCGCACCGCATCCGCATCACCCACTTCGGGGTGGGCGACGCGCACACCACCGCGCAGCCGCCCCGGGAGCGCGCCCAGCGGGCCATCGTCGCCGTCGTGCCGGGCGAGGGCCTCGCGGGCCTCTACGCGGAGGCGGGGGCGACCACCGTGCCCACGCGCGTGGGGGAGCCGCCCGCCAGCGGTGAACTCGTCGACGCGATCCGCCGCGCCCACGCGCGCGAGGTGGTGCTCCTGCCGAACGACGCCGAACTGCGGCACACCGCCGCCGCGGCCGCCGCCCAGGCCCGCACGGAGGGCGTGCGCGTCGCGCTGATCCCCACCCGCTCGGCGGTCCAGGGCATCGCGGCGCTCGCCGTGCACGAGCCGGACCGCGGCTTCGACGAGGACGTCGTCGCCATGACGTCGGCGGCCGGCGCGACCCGGTACGGCGAACTGTCCGTCGCCGAGCGGCAGTCGTGGACCATGGCGGGCATCTGCCAGACCGGGGACGTCCTCGGCCTGATCGACGGCGACGTCGCGGTGATCGGCTCGGAGGTCGCACGCACCGCGGCGGGCGTCCTGGACCGGATGCTGTCGGCGGGCGGCGAGATGGTCACGCTCGTGCTCGGCGAATCCGTGCCCGACACCGTCGCGGAGCACCTGGAGAAGCACGTGCGCGAGGCGTATCTGGCCGTGGACACCGTGGTCTACCGCGGCGGCCGCCAGTCGGCGCTGATGCTGATCGGCGTGGAGTAG
- the rpmB gene encoding 50S ribosomal protein L28, whose translation MAANCDVCGKGPGFGNNISHSHRRTPRRWNPNIQRVRAVVSGTPKRLNACTSCIKAGKVSR comes from the coding sequence GTGGCTGCCAACTGCGACGTCTGCGGCAAGGGGCCGGGCTTCGGCAACAACATCTCGCACTCGCACCGCCGTACGCCCCGTCGCTGGAACCCGAACATCCAGCGCGTGCGTGCCGTAGTGAGCGGGACGCCGAAGCGCCTCAACGCCTGCACCTCGTGCATCAAGGCCGGCAAGGTCTCGCGCTGA
- a CDS encoding BTAD domain-containing putative transcriptional regulator, with product MRFGILGPLDVRAPDGTPLDPGGPRPRALLTLLLLDAGRTVPLARLTDGLYGDEPPAGAANALQSQVSRLRKRLGLDIEAVPTGYRLAVSPEDVDLHRFEHLARAGRRLLGSGDHARAAALLREALGLWRGRALADLPDAAALLARLDEMRLAAGQDRIDAELALGGGPDLVPELRELLSGQPLSERLYGQLMRALHAGGRPAEALTVYEEARRALADALGTDPSAGLSALHLELLRGQEPARQRGVPAQLTRFIGRADELARIGALLADTRLVTLTGPGGAGKTRLAVEAARALPDVCFVELAPLADGAQVPYAILTALGVRDGLHTPGGDATERLLSALHGRAPLLVLDNCEHLVDAAAEVTGLLLGACPGVRVLATSREGLGITGEVLCPVPPLTAGPAARLFADRAAAVRPGHAGADDEHQRRLTDEICAALDGLPLAIELAAARLRTLTLDELAARLGDRFRLLSRGDRTKAPRHRTLRAVVEWSWELLDEEERELARRLTVFPSGATLDAVEAVCGIPYPEDLLASLTEKSFLEVADGRYGMLRTIHAFCAGQLADAGEEDRLRDAHAGYFLRLAERAEPMLRGGDQLPWLAGLSAERGNLDAALRHLTRADPHGGLRLLAALSWFWRLRGLNGERTARAIELLDAVGSEPPEGLGEEYALCVINTLAGDGADPAEPARLAHADRLVAELEGPLRLPHLIVQWSVTGGPEHSMTDRVRAQVGDHPWGVALLDLGLGFQEQFAGRPDAADAAFARALAGFRETGDRWGMANCLDPLAMFAHWRGERDLALDLLDEGLVHVGELAAPEETADLLHQRATVLLYRGDLAAAAAHYARAAELARTAGVPDKVATALRGLGDVARRSGDTSRAREHYEAALQAYAANWFSLGQSVRTLVGMGRAALAESRADEAADWFEQARVLATDTGELADVAEALAAVAAAPEECARLLGAAHGLRGTSIAGDPDVVGVADAARARLSPERYESAFEEGRSLRSSAVRQR from the coding sequence ATGCGCTTCGGCATCCTCGGCCCGCTCGACGTACGCGCCCCCGACGGCACCCCGCTGGACCCCGGCGGACCGCGCCCCCGCGCGCTGCTCACGCTGCTGCTCCTGGACGCGGGCCGCACCGTCCCCCTCGCGCGGCTGACCGACGGGCTCTACGGCGACGAGCCGCCCGCGGGCGCCGCGAACGCCCTGCAGTCCCAGGTCTCCCGGCTCCGCAAGCGCCTCGGCCTGGACATCGAGGCGGTCCCCACCGGCTACCGGCTCGCGGTCTCCCCCGAGGACGTCGACCTCCACCGCTTCGAGCACCTCGCCCGCGCGGGGCGACGGCTGCTCGGCTCCGGTGACCACGCGCGCGCCGCCGCGCTCCTGAGGGAGGCGCTCGGCCTGTGGCGGGGCCGAGCCCTCGCCGATCTGCCGGACGCCGCCGCCCTCCTGGCCCGCCTCGACGAGATGCGCCTGGCCGCCGGGCAGGACCGGATCGACGCCGAGCTCGCCCTGGGCGGCGGCCCCGACCTCGTACCGGAACTGCGGGAGCTGCTCTCCGGGCAGCCGCTGAGCGAACGGTTGTACGGGCAGCTGATGCGGGCGCTGCACGCGGGCGGGCGGCCCGCGGAGGCGCTCACGGTCTACGAAGAGGCACGGCGCGCGCTCGCCGACGCACTGGGCACCGATCCCTCGGCCGGTCTTTCCGCGCTCCACCTGGAGCTGCTTCGGGGACAGGAGCCCGCCAGACAGCGGGGCGTGCCCGCGCAGCTGACGCGATTCATCGGGCGGGCCGACGAGCTCGCCAGGATCGGCGCGCTCCTCGCGGACACCCGTCTGGTGACGCTCACCGGGCCCGGCGGCGCGGGCAAGACGCGGCTCGCCGTCGAGGCCGCGAGGGCGCTGCCCGACGTCTGCTTCGTGGAGCTCGCGCCGCTCGCCGACGGGGCCCAGGTGCCGTACGCGATCCTGACCGCGCTCGGGGTGCGGGACGGCCTGCACACACCGGGCGGTGACGCCACCGAACGGCTGCTGTCCGCGCTGCACGGGCGTGCGCCGCTGCTCGTCCTGGACAACTGCGAGCACCTCGTCGACGCGGCGGCCGAGGTGACCGGGCTGCTGCTCGGCGCCTGCCCCGGGGTGCGGGTCCTGGCCACCAGCCGCGAGGGGCTCGGCATCACCGGCGAGGTCCTGTGCCCGGTGCCGCCGCTCACCGCCGGGCCCGCGGCCCGGCTCTTCGCCGACCGGGCGGCCGCCGTACGGCCCGGTCACGCGGGCGCCGACGACGAGCACCAGAGGCGGCTGACCGACGAGATCTGCGCGGCCCTCGACGGCCTTCCGCTCGCCATCGAGCTGGCGGCGGCCCGGCTGCGCACGCTCACCCTGGACGAGCTCGCCGCGCGGCTCGGCGACCGCTTCCGGCTGCTCTCGCGCGGCGATCGCACGAAGGCGCCCCGGCACCGCACGCTGCGCGCGGTCGTCGAGTGGAGCTGGGAGCTGCTCGACGAGGAGGAGCGGGAGCTCGCCCGCCGCCTGACGGTGTTCCCCTCGGGGGCGACGCTCGACGCGGTGGAGGCCGTCTGCGGGATCCCGTATCCGGAGGACCTGCTCGCCTCCCTCACGGAGAAGTCGTTCCTGGAGGTGGCCGACGGGCGCTACGGCATGCTCAGGACCATCCACGCGTTCTGTGCCGGGCAGCTCGCCGACGCGGGCGAGGAGGACCGGCTGCGCGACGCGCACGCCGGGTACTTCCTGCGTCTCGCGGAGCGGGCCGAGCCGATGCTGCGCGGCGGCGACCAGCTGCCCTGGCTGGCCGGGCTCTCCGCCGAGCGCGGCAACCTGGACGCCGCGCTGCGCCATCTGACCCGCGCCGACCCGCACGGCGGGCTGCGGCTGCTGGCCGCCCTCTCCTGGTTCTGGCGGCTGCGGGGCCTGAACGGGGAACGGACGGCGCGCGCGATCGAACTCCTGGACGCGGTCGGCTCCGAGCCACCGGAGGGCCTCGGTGAGGAGTACGCCCTGTGCGTGATCAACACGCTCGCGGGCGACGGCGCCGATCCCGCGGAACCGGCGCGCCTCGCCCACGCCGACCGTCTCGTCGCCGAGCTCGAAGGGCCGCTCAGGCTGCCGCACCTGATCGTGCAGTGGTCGGTCACGGGCGGACCGGAGCACAGCATGACCGACCGCGTGCGCGCGCAGGTCGGCGACCACCCTTGGGGAGTGGCGCTGCTCGATCTCGGTCTGGGCTTCCAGGAGCAGTTCGCGGGCCGTCCTGACGCGGCGGACGCGGCGTTCGCGCGGGCCCTCGCCGGGTTCCGGGAGACCGGGGACCGCTGGGGCATGGCCAACTGCCTCGATCCGCTGGCGATGTTCGCGCACTGGCGGGGCGAGCGGGACCTGGCCCTCGATCTGCTCGACGAAGGCCTCGTGCACGTCGGCGAGTTGGCGGCCCCCGAGGAGACCGCCGACCTGCTGCACCAGCGCGCCACGGTCCTGCTCTACCGGGGCGACCTCGCGGCGGCCGCCGCCCACTACGCGCGCGCCGCCGAGCTGGCCCGCACCGCCGGAGTCCCCGACAAGGTGGCGACGGCGCTGCGCGGGCTCGGTGACGTGGCCCGGCGCTCCGGTGACACGTCACGCGCGCGTGAGCACTACGAAGCGGCCCTTCAGGCGTACGCCGCCAACTGGTTCAGCCTCGGGCAGAGCGTGCGGACGCTCGTGGGCATGGGCCGTGCCGCGCTCGCCGAGTCCCGCGCCGATGAGGCCGCCGACTGGTTCGAGCAGGCCCGCGTCCTGGCCACGGACACCGGTGAACTCGCCGATGTGGCCGAGGCGCTCGCGGCCGTCGCCGCGGCTCCCGAGGAGTGCGCCCGGCTCCTCGGCGCCGCGCACGGCCTGCGCGGCACGTCGATCGCCGGTGACCCCGATGTCGTGGGTGTCGCGGACGCGGCCCGCGCGCGGCTGTCCCCCGAGCGCTACGAGAGCGCCTTCGAGGAGGGCAGGAGCCTTCGGTCATCGGCGGTCAGGCAACGGTA